The following are encoded together in the Pedobacter steynii genome:
- a CDS encoding glycosyltransferase family 32 protein, translating to MEIPAIIHQTWKNAAIPEEFAASVNSWKNLHPDWKYSLWTDDMNVGFLESYFPDFLDIYRSYPSHIQRVDAVRYFILYQFGGIYVDLDFYCFKHISPILENCHCAFGLEHALHSAIHHKKMIISNAFMACKAKSEFMKLICEELYHPSVATFKDKNDMILETTGPFMLTRVYEQHQHDETLKVKIIEPEFLYPLTKDEINKELLADIEKNVVAENLKDAYGLHYYWGSWWG from the coding sequence ATGGAGATCCCAGCCATAATCCATCAAACATGGAAAAACGCGGCCATTCCTGAGGAATTTGCTGCATCCGTAAACTCCTGGAAAAACCTTCATCCGGACTGGAAGTATTCTTTGTGGACTGACGACATGAATGTCGGTTTCCTTGAAAGTTATTTTCCTGATTTTCTGGACATTTATCGCAGTTATCCCAGTCATATTCAAAGAGTGGATGCGGTGCGGTATTTTATTCTGTATCAGTTTGGGGGGATCTATGTGGACCTGGATTTCTATTGTTTTAAGCATATCTCTCCAATTTTGGAAAATTGCCATTGTGCATTTGGCCTGGAGCATGCGCTACATTCTGCTATTCACCACAAAAAGATGATCATCAGTAATGCATTTATGGCTTGCAAGGCTAAGTCTGAGTTCATGAAATTAATTTGTGAAGAGCTTTATCATCCCTCAGTTGCTACCTTCAAAGATAAAAACGACATGATTCTTGAAACAACCGGGCCTTTTATGTTAACCAGGGTGTACGAACAACATCAGCATGATGAAACTTTAAAGGTGAAAATAATTGAACCGGAGTTTTTATATCCGCTTACAAAAGACGAGATCAATAAAGAGCTGCTGGCCGATATTGAAAAGAATGTGGTTGCCGAAAATCTGAAAGATGCGTATGGACTGCATTATTATTGGGGAAGCTGGTGGGGCTAG
- a CDS encoding LytR/AlgR family response regulator transcription factor, producing MKISCYIVDDESHCIKTIKDHVERTPGLELIGTESNPLEALRKILTQEIKPDVVFLDIKMPQLSGIELARLIKDKTKVIFATSHNNHAYQSYDLGALDFLIKPVSYERFLQAIKKGYSQQAQPLRDVHPFIFVQTENKKKLIKVDTEEITTIEGLSNYVKINTSSAKTYTVYTSMKSLLNKLPSAHFIRSHKSYIVNLKFVEMITGNEILMKGNEVIPIGDFFKKQLYGCL from the coding sequence ATGAAGATATCCTGCTATATTGTGGATGATGAAAGCCATTGCATTAAAACGATTAAGGATCATGTAGAAAGAACACCTGGACTCGAACTTATAGGAACAGAGTCCAATCCTTTAGAAGCGTTAAGAAAAATTCTAACTCAGGAAATAAAACCTGATGTGGTATTCCTTGATATTAAAATGCCACAACTATCCGGAATAGAATTAGCCAGATTGATAAAAGACAAGACCAAGGTAATTTTCGCCACCAGTCATAACAATCATGCTTATCAATCTTATGACCTGGGTGCATTAGACTTTCTGATCAAACCTGTTTCTTATGAGCGCTTTTTACAAGCTATAAAAAAAGGATATAGTCAGCAGGCTCAACCTTTACGTGACGTCCATCCTTTTATTTTTGTTCAAACGGAAAATAAAAAAAAACTAATCAAAGTCGATACAGAAGAAATCACCACAATTGAAGGACTTAGCAATTATGTGAAAATTAACACCAGTTCTGCCAAAACATATACGGTTTACACCAGCATGAAGTCTTTGCTCAACAAATTGCCATCTGCACATTTTATCCGTTCTCATAAATCTTACATCGTTAACCTGAAATTCGTGGAAATGATTACAGGCAATGAAATTCTAATGAAAGGAAATGAGGTAATCCCTATTGGTGATTTCTTCAAAAAACAATTATATGGGTGTCTGTAA
- a CDS encoding glycosyltransferase family A protein, with product MGKTSPLISCICVTFNKPLKLDAAIAYFEAQTYENKQLIILYEDHDLATTHYIKNRTFPDNCKVLEVSGYPKRTLGELRNMAIAEADGDFICQWDDDDWYHVNRLQYQFTALTAAGKSGSILTHWLIFNATNNKLYISHARNWEGSLLCRKQLFSLKQYDNSSRGEDTAVVEFLCEEGYIVNINEITGLYIYVYHGGNTWDLNHFNEIFACCQEIQVSADMTGKIFGLSPDQSSVLIDEILLSSDIVI from the coding sequence ATGGGAAAAACATCACCTTTAATTTCTTGTATTTGTGTAACCTTCAATAAGCCTTTAAAGCTGGATGCAGCGATCGCTTATTTTGAGGCTCAAACCTATGAAAATAAACAATTGATTATCCTTTACGAAGATCATGACCTGGCTACAACCCATTACATCAAAAATCGGACATTCCCTGACAATTGTAAGGTTCTTGAAGTAAGCGGTTATCCGAAAAGGACATTGGGTGAGTTGAGAAATATGGCCATTGCAGAAGCTGATGGTGATTTTATTTGTCAGTGGGACGATGATGACTGGTATCATGTAAACCGCTTACAGTATCAGTTTACTGCCTTAACAGCTGCCGGGAAATCAGGTTCAATATTAACGCATTGGCTGATATTTAACGCAACAAATAACAAACTGTATATTTCTCATGCCAGAAACTGGGAAGGAAGTCTGTTGTGTCGTAAGCAGCTTTTCTCGTTAAAGCAATATGATAACAGTTCAAGAGGAGAGGATACGGCAGTTGTGGAATTCTTATGTGAAGAGGGATATATTGTCAATATCAATGAAATCACCGGCTTATACATCTATGTTTATCATGGCGGTAATACCTGGGACCTTAATCATTTTAACGAGATTTTTGCCTGTTGCCAGGAAATCCAGGTAAGTGCTGATATGACCGGGAAAATATTTGGCTTATCTCCCGATCAAAGTTCCGTACTGATTGATGAGATCCTCTTGTCCAGCGATATTGTCATTTAA
- a CDS encoding right-handed parallel beta-helix repeat-containing protein: protein MKNYFLGLMLLYLILDNSNLKAQTIDVTNFGARPDSFADATENVKKAIEASKAQEQTILNFPKGRYDFWPDQATETHYYISNSSSEVEFPVKKQRVGLYLKGLKNVTIEGNGSLFVFHGKMISWVLDDCSQINIQNLAINYERPGMSEMTLKEVSQSTVIADIHPDSRFAISDGHLEWYGEKWIAKNHHAVLVRPEKGMLLYSDWDPFLKSKAEKIAALRVKFTGDFSKFKGNPGEILTIRDRYRDYVGAFINRSKNIRLHHLHMNSMHGLGIVSQFSENLNYDSVFVEPEKGSGRVIASSADGMHFSGCKGQITVNNCRFNGLHDDPLNVHGTHLKITEIVTPTTLKLKFMHHQTYGFDAFIAGDTVAYLHSASLQIFEQGIVKTAKLISEREMLVELQKPFSKALKVGDALENTTWTPSVTIKNSRFEGTISRGTLITTRRKVIIENNVYYRTGMHAILIENDASGWYESGAVTDLTIRNNQFIECGFNSAPDNYIISINPQDKEPLSGYYVHRNIRIENNTFKVYDSPLLSARSTNGLTFKNNKIENSDFLPATKTKPAFNFVGCKGVKLSGNQFYKVIPPLH from the coding sequence ATGAAAAACTACTTTTTAGGCCTGATGCTTTTATATCTGATATTAGACAATAGTAATTTAAAAGCTCAAACTATTGATGTCACTAATTTCGGAGCCAGACCGGATAGTTTTGCGGATGCTACAGAAAACGTTAAAAAGGCTATTGAGGCAAGTAAGGCGCAGGAACAAACCATATTGAATTTTCCCAAAGGCAGATATGATTTCTGGCCCGACCAGGCTACCGAAACCCATTATTACATTTCAAACAGCTCTTCGGAAGTAGAATTCCCGGTAAAAAAACAGCGGGTGGGTTTATACCTCAAAGGATTGAAAAACGTCACTATTGAAGGCAATGGATCTTTGTTTGTTTTCCATGGAAAGATGATCTCCTGGGTATTGGACGATTGTTCGCAAATCAATATACAAAACTTAGCTATAAATTATGAGCGTCCGGGGATGTCTGAAATGACCCTGAAAGAAGTATCGCAGTCAACCGTAATAGCCGATATTCATCCCGATTCCAGATTTGCCATTTCCGATGGCCACTTAGAATGGTATGGTGAAAAATGGATCGCCAAAAACCATCATGCAGTATTGGTACGCCCGGAAAAAGGCATGTTATTATACAGCGATTGGGATCCGTTTTTAAAAAGCAAGGCAGAAAAGATTGCAGCCCTCCGGGTGAAATTCACCGGTGATTTCTCGAAGTTTAAAGGCAATCCAGGCGAAATACTTACTATAAGAGACCGGTACCGGGATTATGTGGGTGCTTTCATCAACCGGTCAAAAAATATTCGCTTACATCACCTGCACATGAATTCGATGCATGGCCTGGGCATTGTTTCTCAGTTTTCCGAAAACCTGAATTACGACAGTGTTTTTGTAGAACCCGAAAAAGGAAGCGGAAGGGTAATTGCCTCCTCAGCAGATGGGATGCATTTTTCGGGTTGTAAAGGGCAGATCACCGTCAATAACTGCAGGTTTAATGGTTTACACGATGATCCCCTAAATGTTCACGGAACGCATTTAAAAATAACGGAGATCGTAACACCAACCACCTTAAAGTTGAAGTTTATGCACCATCAGACTTATGGTTTTGATGCTTTTATTGCAGGAGATACGGTTGCTTATCTGCACAGCGCTTCTCTACAGATTTTTGAGCAGGGCATCGTTAAAACGGCTAAGTTGATTTCCGAAAGAGAAATGCTGGTGGAATTACAAAAGCCCTTTTCCAAAGCACTTAAAGTTGGAGATGCGCTGGAGAATACCACCTGGACGCCATCTGTTACCATTAAAAATTCGAGGTTTGAAGGTACAATATCCAGAGGAACTTTAATCACCACGCGCAGAAAGGTGATCATTGAAAATAATGTGTATTACCGTACAGGGATGCATGCAATCTTAATTGAAAACGATGCTTCGGGCTGGTATGAATCAGGTGCTGTAACAGATCTGACAATACGGAATAACCAGTTTATCGAATGTGGTTTTAATTCTGCTCCGGATAATTACATCATCAGCATCAATCCGCAGGATAAAGAGCCTTTATCCGGTTACTATGTGCACAGGAACATCAGGATAGAAAACAACACTTTTAAGGTGTATGACAGTCCCCTGCTCAGTGCCCGTAGTACAAATGGGCTGACTTTCAAGAACAACAAAATTGAGAACTCAGATTTTCTACCGGCAACTAAAACCAAACCGGCTTTCAATTTCGTAGGCTGCAAAGGGGTAAAATTAAGCGGCAATCAATTTTATAAAGTAATACCCCCGCTACACTGA
- a CDS encoding outer membrane beta-barrel family protein — translation MRIVKLITGTMLLLIVLTVQTSALFAQNAPGEYQIKGVTADSASRSDLPFTTVRIKDEKGLVLKAVASDKDGKFVIPALGPLNYQISFAALGYYPKTISLNLSGKELKEIDLGAIYLTEQSKTLKNVVITGERPMISQKADRIVYDLKADPESKVSSVLDMAPKIPYLTLDGQNNILLKGNSSFKVLINGRPSASVEGNLTAILKSMPASTIEKIEVITIPPSKYDGEGLAGIINIIVSKKISDGYNGSFNLNESFPAGGPGFGGSITAKSGNFAISAFGGASLNDNPETSYEGSRLSYGTVMSNLFQKGLQKSDQKTGYFGTELSYSIDSLNLVSGQFNLNGGRSSGSKSQSSALIRGTDPLQGYDLLNHNKGKNYGFDAAVNYQISFKKAKDQLLTFSYQYSNSGTDRNGDIDLSNLINYDQSDYRQNDHQKFNENTFQMDFTTTVKKINIEAGLKGILRSSSSNFDYNSFNADNGQFEFDPEFSNRYTNTQNVFSAYNSYRIALKSWNIIAGVRVEQTVIRGDFISNATVANQNYFNVLPSIAINKNFKDQSSLGFGFSQRIRRPSIKRLNPYVDRSNPLFETSGNPNLRPVLLNDIQVNYGNNKKLSINAGLNYSFMNNLDLQVVNFDPATQITRTTYDNTGKSSSLGGNLSISYPISKAYRVGLNGNAMYLWLEGNSDGIIVNNDLLMYSLSFSNSFNLNKGWRLNATLNGVSKSPTGLQGTTKGYISTSFSVSKQLIADKLSLGARINNPFVKYRNNDSSSFGKEFNQYYTSRDYFQNFTFNLNYNFGRLKGGVNKTRRNITNNDIAN, via the coding sequence ATGAGAATCGTAAAGTTAATTACCGGAACAATGTTATTACTAATTGTTTTAACCGTTCAAACCAGCGCGTTGTTTGCACAGAATGCACCAGGCGAATATCAGATTAAAGGAGTGACAGCTGATTCTGCGAGCCGTAGTGATTTGCCTTTTACTACAGTCAGAATTAAAGATGAAAAAGGGCTGGTCCTTAAAGCGGTAGCGTCAGATAAAGACGGAAAGTTTGTTATTCCCGCACTTGGGCCTTTGAACTATCAGATCTCTTTCGCTGCATTGGGTTATTATCCAAAAACAATCTCACTGAACTTGTCCGGAAAAGAACTCAAAGAGATTGATCTTGGGGCCATTTATTTAACAGAGCAGTCCAAAACATTGAAAAATGTGGTCATCACCGGAGAAAGACCGATGATCAGTCAAAAGGCAGACCGGATCGTTTACGATCTTAAAGCTGACCCTGAAAGTAAAGTAAGCAGCGTTCTGGATATGGCTCCTAAAATTCCATACCTTACGCTGGATGGTCAAAACAATATCTTACTAAAGGGCAATTCCAGCTTTAAGGTCCTGATTAACGGCAGACCTTCTGCGAGTGTGGAAGGAAATCTGACTGCCATACTGAAAAGTATGCCGGCTTCTACCATAGAAAAAATAGAGGTGATTACTATTCCTCCTTCTAAATATGATGGAGAAGGGCTGGCGGGGATCATCAATATCATCGTTAGTAAAAAGATTAGTGATGGATATAACGGATCTTTTAATCTGAACGAAAGCTTTCCTGCCGGCGGACCCGGATTTGGCGGATCGATTACCGCGAAAAGTGGAAACTTTGCGATTTCAGCTTTTGGAGGAGCAAGTCTGAACGACAACCCGGAAACCAGTTATGAGGGCAGCAGGTTGAGCTACGGTACTGTCATGAGCAATCTTTTTCAAAAAGGTCTTCAGAAATCTGATCAAAAAACAGGTTATTTTGGCACCGAACTAAGTTATAGTATCGATTCCCTTAATTTAGTGTCTGGTCAGTTCAACCTCAATGGGGGGAGGTCATCCGGCTCCAAGTCTCAATCCTCCGCATTAATACGTGGTACTGATCCCCTACAGGGCTACGATCTTTTAAATCATAACAAAGGGAAAAATTATGGATTTGATGCTGCGGTTAACTATCAGATCAGTTTCAAAAAGGCTAAGGATCAACTGCTGACTTTTTCTTATCAATATTCCAATAGCGGAACTGACCGTAATGGAGATATAGATCTGTCTAATTTAATCAATTATGATCAATCGGATTACAGACAGAACGATCATCAGAAATTCAATGAAAATACTTTTCAAATGGATTTTACTACCACGGTGAAGAAAATTAATATTGAAGCCGGACTTAAAGGTATCTTAAGGTCCAGTAGCAGTAATTTTGATTACAATAGCTTTAATGCTGATAATGGGCAGTTTGAATTTGATCCTGAATTTTCCAACAGGTATACCAATACACAAAACGTATTTAGTGCTTATAATTCCTATCGCATCGCTTTAAAATCATGGAATATTATTGCTGGTGTACGTGTTGAACAGACGGTCATCAGAGGAGATTTCATTAGCAATGCGACGGTGGCAAATCAGAATTATTTCAATGTACTTCCCTCCATTGCGATCAATAAAAATTTCAAAGATCAAAGCAGTCTGGGCTTCGGTTTTTCCCAACGCATCAGAAGACCGAGTATAAAAAGGCTAAACCCTTATGTTGACCGCTCTAATCCGCTTTTTGAAACCTCTGGTAATCCGAATCTGCGTCCGGTACTCTTAAATGATATACAGGTTAATTATGGCAATAATAAAAAGCTTTCGATAAATGCAGGATTGAACTACTCCTTTATGAATAACCTTGATCTGCAGGTGGTCAATTTTGATCCCGCTACTCAAATTACAAGAACAACCTACGACAATACCGGAAAGTCCAGTAGTCTGGGAGGTAATCTCTCGATTTCCTATCCCATCAGTAAAGCTTACAGGGTAGGCCTCAATGGAAATGCAATGTATCTATGGTTAGAAGGGAATTCTGATGGTATTATTGTCAATAATGACCTGCTCATGTATTCGCTTTCCTTCTCGAATTCATTTAATCTGAATAAGGGCTGGCGTTTGAATGCTACTTTGAACGGAGTAAGTAAAAGCCCTACTGGTTTGCAGGGGACAACTAAGGGTTATATCAGTACCAGTTTTAGTGTGAGTAAGCAATTGATTGCTGATAAATTATCATTAGGTGCGCGCATCAATAATCCGTTTGTGAAGTACAGAAATAATGACTCCAGTAGTTTTGGTAAGGAATTTAATCAATATTATACCTCAAGAGACTACTTTCAGAATTTTACATTCAATTTGAATTATAATTTCGGACGACTAAAAGGCGGTGTAAATAAAACCAGAAGAAACATCACAAATAATGATATTGCGAACTAA
- a CDS encoding RNA polymerase sigma factor produces MFNEKDIITRILNKDFKAFELLVRQYERLVFFVINRLVHDQQDKEDLCQEVFIKIHKNLYKFEFKSKLSTWVARIAYLTAINHLKANKQERLSEYPEDIDRYYFTDENPEHTMIKKDTVNYVNELIQEMPLQYRTVLTLYHLNEFSCSEIEEITGIPEGTVKSYLFRARKLLKEKIEKDLKKEEI; encoded by the coding sequence ATGTTTAATGAAAAGGATATTATTACCAGAATATTAAATAAGGATTTTAAGGCTTTTGAATTGCTCGTCAGACAATACGAAAGGCTTGTTTTCTTTGTGATCAATAGGCTGGTACATGACCAGCAGGATAAAGAAGATCTCTGCCAGGAAGTGTTCATTAAAATCCATAAGAACCTTTACAAATTTGAATTTAAATCAAAGCTGTCTACCTGGGTTGCCCGTATTGCTTATCTGACGGCCATTAATCACCTCAAAGCGAATAAGCAGGAACGGCTGTCAGAATATCCCGAAGATATTGACCGGTATTATTTTACCGACGAAAACCCGGAACATACCATGATCAAAAAGGATACGGTGAATTACGTCAATGAATTAATTCAGGAAATGCCGCTTCAATATCGTACCGTATTAACCTTATATCATTTAAACGAATTCTCCTGCTCAGAAATTGAGGAAATTACAGGGATTCCCGAAGGAACGGTCAAAAGTTACCTGTTCCGGGCAAGGAAATTGTTAAAGGAAAAAATTGAAAAAGATCTAAAAAAAGAAGAAATATGA
- a CDS encoding condensation domain-containing protein translates to MNRNTMNEHAEIITEPSIGQLDHLKYLTESAGKQNVPYMVFETFLSKINVEMIEKTLSFMVKRHESLRTIFPVIDGEIKQVILPYEEETYKLEQFEIQSEKDFLPTRTMLYQNASQSFSNLDQGPHVKFILIKNADNYFFSFLINHIFCDAWSLRVIEQELFAIYTSYVKGEEPKLPPLKLQLKDYCFRQNAYLHQHKDQLSEFWANKLKGFNQTLRIEDFYRSYSKRNQKALQPEKKIETEQELTAVLNQEKTMVFSSTFVQQNYLKIKTLAQRKHCTVSAIVYASFYALIFLYSKKSRVLLAALVADRGKLENRQLIGCLLGGTYLPMNVTEEISLDELIDQAFPNLLEGIQQVIYCHSFLGITGSVLRTSSDMYTNYIPVDGPLNPQESQKFSKEHRVDEGIYYAINCMVYEYSNGLAVNWRYNTGVFAKELMEDLVKCHETIMDSIIKNDKLTLKEIRAHLQLEEL, encoded by the coding sequence ATGAATAGAAACACAATGAATGAGCATGCGGAAATCATAACTGAACCCTCTATAGGACAGTTAGACCATTTAAAATACCTGACCGAATCCGCTGGAAAACAAAACGTCCCCTACATGGTCTTTGAGACATTCTTGTCAAAAATCAATGTCGAAATGATCGAGAAAACTTTGTCATTTATGGTCAAAAGACATGAAAGCCTGAGAACCATCTTTCCGGTAATTGATGGAGAAATCAAACAGGTCATCCTGCCATATGAGGAAGAAACCTACAAACTGGAACAGTTTGAAATTCAGTCCGAGAAAGATTTTTTGCCTACAAGAACGATGCTGTATCAGAATGCAAGCCAAAGCTTCTCAAATTTAGATCAGGGACCACATGTAAAATTCATTCTGATCAAAAATGCTGATAATTATTTTTTCTCCTTTCTGATCAATCATATCTTTTGTGACGCCTGGTCATTACGGGTCATAGAACAGGAATTATTTGCCATTTACACTTCTTACGTCAAAGGAGAAGAACCCAAATTACCGCCTTTAAAACTTCAGTTAAAGGATTACTGCTTCCGGCAAAATGCCTATCTCCACCAACACAAAGATCAGTTAAGTGAATTCTGGGCTAATAAATTAAAAGGATTTAACCAGACCTTGAGAATTGAAGATTTCTACAGAAGTTATTCCAAAAGAAATCAGAAGGCATTGCAGCCGGAAAAGAAAATTGAAACGGAGCAGGAATTAACAGCAGTCTTGAATCAGGAAAAAACAATGGTATTTTCCTCTACTTTTGTTCAGCAGAACTACTTAAAAATTAAAACCCTTGCACAACGTAAACACTGCACGGTTTCCGCTATAGTCTATGCCAGTTTTTATGCACTTATTTTTCTCTATTCCAAAAAAAGCAGGGTTTTACTAGCTGCCCTGGTTGCTGACCGCGGAAAATTAGAAAACCGACAACTGATTGGCTGTTTATTAGGCGGCACTTATTTACCCATGAATGTCACAGAAGAAATTAGCCTGGATGAATTGATCGATCAGGCTTTTCCTAATCTTTTAGAAGGAATTCAACAGGTCATTTATTGCCATTCTTTTTTAGGAATAACAGGATCTGTATTGAGAACAAGCTCTGATATGTATACCAATTACATTCCGGTAGACGGGCCGTTAAATCCGCAGGAATCTCAAAAATTCAGTAAAGAACACCGGGTAGACGAAGGGATATATTATGCCATCAACTGTATGGTGTATGAATATAGTAATGGATTAGCCGTTAATTGGAGGTACAACACCGGTGTTTTCGCTAAAGAGCTGATGGAAGATCTGGTTAAATGTCATGAAACCATTATGGATAGCATTATAAAAAATGACAAATTAACTTTAAAAGAGATTCGTGCGCATCTTCAATTGGAGGAATTATAA
- a CDS encoding UpxY family transcription antiterminator → MSFLPKWQIVYTRPKNEKLTSRYLNELGIEHLLPMGRMTRQMRDTQKTIRVPLFPSYIFVYLTDIRNVLEVLNLNSVINYVKIGKKIVEVPEKVVNNIKILTNQDDEVIVINDKIKVGIKCAIKEGPFAGLDCEVVNIERKKHILVRLDIFDRNILLEIKNSSLISVLD, encoded by the coding sequence ATGAGCTTTCTACCAAAGTGGCAAATCGTGTATACCAGGCCGAAAAATGAAAAATTAACATCGAGATACCTAAACGAACTGGGAATAGAGCATTTACTGCCTATGGGAAGGATGACCAGACAAATGCGCGATACCCAAAAGACCATACGTGTACCACTCTTTCCTTCCTATATTTTTGTCTATCTCACCGATATCAGAAACGTTCTTGAGGTACTGAATTTAAATTCAGTAATAAATTATGTAAAAATTGGAAAAAAGATAGTTGAAGTTCCCGAAAAAGTAGTAAATAACATTAAAATATTAACCAATCAGGATGACGAGGTTATTGTAATTAATGATAAAATTAAAGTAGGAATCAAATGCGCGATTAAAGAAGGACCATTTGCCGGACTTGATTGCGAAGTTGTGAATATTGAACGAAAGAAACACATCCTGGTCAGACTGGATATTTTCGATAGAAATATCCTGTTAGAAATAAAGAATTCGAGTCTGATTTCAGTTTTGGATTAG
- a CDS encoding glycosyltransferase family 32 protein — MNAIPKKIHLIYKTHHIPKEYENFLESIQLHHPEWEITVYDDAEARAIVLNHMPDLLEIYDQYSLNVQRTDLFRIIVVYLFGGFYLDLDMLCFKSLNPLCQHKLVLGEEKKLTPEECLKLGLTHPVRIANYMFGSIPRHAFWLELIHGIREYSRIEIRNEDDVLNSTGPGLLTNVYHDLKETYQDITLIPNHHKLCMRSCSANSCHFGDYAAHFHLGKWRWESGPAPASTLKANQ, encoded by the coding sequence ATGAATGCTATTCCGAAAAAGATACATCTGATCTACAAGACCCATCATATTCCGAAAGAATATGAGAATTTTTTAGAAAGCATTCAATTGCATCATCCGGAATGGGAAATTACCGTATATGACGATGCAGAAGCACGTGCGATTGTACTTAACCATATGCCTGATCTGCTCGAAATTTATGACCAGTATTCATTGAATGTACAAAGAACAGATCTTTTCAGAATAATTGTAGTTTATCTTTTTGGTGGATTTTACCTGGATCTGGATATGCTTTGTTTTAAAAGCCTGAATCCACTTTGCCAGCATAAATTAGTACTTGGAGAGGAAAAAAAACTTACACCGGAAGAATGCCTGAAATTAGGGCTAACTCATCCGGTAAGAATTGCCAATTATATGTTTGGCTCTATCCCCCGGCATGCCTTCTGGCTGGAGCTCATCCATGGCATACGCGAATATTCCAGAATCGAAATCAGGAATGAAGACGATGTGTTAAATTCAACCGGCCCCGGACTACTAACCAATGTCTATCATGACCTAAAAGAAACTTACCAGGATATCACCTTAATTCCCAATCATCATAAACTGTGCATGAGATCCTGCTCGGCAAACTCTTGTCATTTCGGCGACTATGCAGCACATTTTCATCTTGGGAAATGGAGATGGGAGTCCGGTCCTGCCCCGGCATCTACTTTAAAAGCGAATCAATAG
- a CDS encoding SDR family oxidoreductase, with protein sequence MSKTILITGAASGFGKIAAFDLAKKGHKVIATTQVYPQMSDLITESKEKGIDLIVDKLDVTDPHDIAYAVKKYDIDILISNAGIMQGGPIAEQPLNLIRSMFETNVFGALELAQGFIRKFVAKKSGKIVFTSSMGGLWTVPYVAAYCASKHALEAVAEGLKTELAPFNIKIATCNPGVFGTGFNDRGADSIFRWYDSEVNFTSPSAFDGMAEALANQLDPQSMADCIVDVALDDNSNFRNVHPKETEAFVKQLQTDAWTTKS encoded by the coding sequence ATGAGCAAAACAATTTTAATTACAGGAGCGGCAAGCGGTTTCGGGAAAATCGCTGCGTTCGATCTGGCCAAAAAGGGACATAAGGTAATCGCCACCACACAGGTGTATCCACAAATGAGCGACCTGATCACTGAATCTAAGGAAAAGGGAATTGACCTTATCGTGGATAAATTGGATGTGACCGATCCCCATGACATAGCCTATGCAGTTAAAAAATATGATATCGACATCCTGATCAGCAATGCCGGAATCATGCAAGGTGGCCCAATTGCAGAGCAACCCCTAAATCTGATCCGGTCGATGTTTGAGACCAATGTGTTCGGTGCCTTGGAACTTGCTCAGGGCTTTATCAGGAAATTCGTAGCAAAGAAATCCGGCAAAATTGTATTCACTTCCTCCATGGGCGGTCTGTGGACTGTTCCTTATGTGGCAGCATACTGTGCCTCAAAACATGCACTCGAAGCCGTCGCCGAAGGGCTAAAAACAGAACTAGCGCCCTTCAACATTAAGATTGCGACCTGCAATCCGGGAGTATTTGGCACTGGATTCAACGACCGCGGAGCCGATTCCATCTTTCGCTGGTACGACTCTGAGGTTAATTTCACATCCCCATCGGCATTCGACGGAATGGCTGAAGCCCTTGCTAACCAACTCGATCCACAATCCATGGCAGATTGCATCGTGGATGTCGCGCTGGACGACAATAGCAACTTCAGAAATGTACATCCAAAGGAAACAGAAGCCTTTGTAAAGCAATTACAAACCGATGCCTGGACCACAAAAAGTTAG